Proteins encoded in a region of the Falco rusticolus isolate bFalRus1 chromosome 12, bFalRus1.pri, whole genome shotgun sequence genome:
- the DEGS1 gene encoding sphingolipid delta(4)-desaturase DES1, which translates to MGNTVAREDFEWVYTDQPHADRRKEILAKHPEIKALMKPDYNLIWVVILMVLAQLTAFYLVKDLDWKWVIFWAYVFGSCISHSMTLAIHEISHNSAFGNSKAMWNRWFGIFANLPLGLPYSISFKRYHMDHHRYLGGDGIDVDIPTNFEGWFFCTRFRKFIWIVLQPFFYAIRPLCINPKPITRLEIINLLAQLSFDIVIYYLWGIKSTFYMLAGSVLGLGLHPISGHFIAEHYMFLKGHETYSYYGPLNLLTFNVGYHNEHHDFPNIPGKSLPLVKKIAAEYYDNLPQYNSWIKVLYDFVMDDTISPYSRMKRQLKGEVKQD; encoded by the exons ATGGGCAACACCGTCGCTAGGGAGGACTTCGAGTGGGTCTACACGGACCAGCCTCATGCCGATCGCCGCAAGGAGAttctgg CTAAACATCCAGAGATAAAAGCGTTAATGAAGCCAGACTACAACTTAATCTGGGTGGTTATACTGATGGTTCTTGCGCAGTTGACTGCCTTTTATCTAGTTAAAGACTTGGACTGGAAATGGGTGATCTTCTGGGCATATGTTTTTGGAAGCTGTATTAGCCACTCCATGACTCTGGCTATTCATGAGATCTCTCACAACAGTGCCTTTGGCAACAGCAAAGCGATGTGGAATCGATGGTTTGGAATATTTGCCAACCTCCCTCTTGGTCTCCCGTACTCCATATCCTTCAAGAGATACCACATGGATCATCATCGTTACTTGGGAGGCGACGGAATTGATGTGGACATTCCTACTAACTTTGAAGGCTGGTTTTTCTGCACCCGTTTTAGGAAGTTCATATGGATTgttcttcagccttttttctATGCCATTAGACCTCTCTGCATCAATCCGAAACCCATTACACGACTTGAAATAATCAATTTATTGGCTCAGCTTTCCTTTGATATTGTGATATATTACTTATGGGGAATCAAATCCACTTTTTACATGCTTGCTGGTTCAGTACTTGGACTTGGGTTGCACCCAATTTCAGGACACTTCATAGCTGAAcattatatgtttttaaaaggacatGAGACTTATTCCTACTACGGGCCACTTAATTTGCTCACTTTTAATGTTGGCTACCACAATGAACATCATGACTTCCCCAATATTCCTGGCAAGAGCCTTCCACTG GTGAAGAAAATAGCAGCTGAATACTATGACAACCTGCCACAATATAACTCTTGGATAAAAGTACTGTATGACTTCGTGATGGATGACACAATCAGCCCATATTCACGCATGAAAAGGCAATTAAAGGGGGAAGTGAAGCAAGATTAA